TCGCCGACCCGACGGTCCCGGACGGCTGTCTGCTCACGGTGTCGGCAACGCAGTTCCCGGCCCTTGACGCGGAGGGCCGGGCGATGGTCCGCGCCATGATCGACGGTTTGCGGGCGAGGCTGGAGCAGGCGTTGCTGGCGACGGGGGCTGGTGAGCAGGAGGCGGCAGAGCTGGCGTTGTGCACGCTGGCGACGAACAAATCTCTGGCGGTGCTGAGCCGCGCCGGCTTCTCGGGCGAAGACCTGGCAACCGTCGCGGCAGCCGCCGCCAAGAATGCCAAGGCTCTGCCGAATCGACCGGCCGAACCGTCGGGGCCGCGATAGGCGGGAACGACTCCGTCGCCAATGGAGCTACAGAGACCTTGGGGCAGCCGGCGGCTCGGCAGGAAGTGACTCGGCACAGCCCTACTGGGGGCTGAGCCGACCCGGGCGACTCGATCGCCCCACCGGGGGAAGGAGCTGACCTGAGCCGCCTCGGTCTTCGGGCTCTTGGAGCTCGTAAAAGGGTCATGGTGGGCCTTCTTGAGGCGTCGCCAGCAGATGAAGCTGCAAGCCAGGGAGACGAAGGCGTCGTGGAGTTCGAGGCGTCGTTCCCATCGCCGGTCGCGTCTCCCCTTCCTTGGCGCGGCCGTGGGTGCCGTCCACGCACGCGCGGGTCCAGTCGAGTTCGCCGGCCGCGTTCAGTTCCGCGAGCAGGATGCGGTCCAACCTGTCGAAGACGCCTGCCTGCTGCCAGCGGTCCAGGCGCCGCCGGCAGGTCTGCCCCGAGCCGAACCCCGGCTCCAGGGGCAGGAGCTGCCAAGCGACGTCCTGGTGCAGGACATACAGAATGCCCTCCAGACACAGCCGGTCCGCCACCGGCTTCGGCCCCGGAGACCGCTCGGGCCAAGGCGGCAGCAACGGCTCGATCAGCGCCCACAAGTCGTCGTCCACGATCCACGGCCGAGTCGTCACACCCACCCGAACGATCAGACCGTCACAACAGTCACGCCCGACCAGGACCGTTCAACAAGATCGGGTTACGAGCTCTAAGGATTGCCGAGGGGGTTCGACAGCACGTGTGGGGCCGATCTCGGTGCACTGTACGCAGAACAGCTGACCGGCTGACGACAGCCGGGTCGGTCAGGGGAACAACCCCTCGGTGACGGCCGGCACGGCGGGGAATGTCATCTCGAGCAACGGCAGGAAGTAGAACACGGCGAAACCCGCCGTAGCGGCCGTCAGCGTCAGCGGCCACCAGAACAGCCATCCGGCCGGACCCGCTTGGGGACGGATGAGGCGCAAAACCCGTGCGGCCAGATGCGGCCAGCCCACGAGTGTGATGCAGCCACACAACAGTGCTCCCAACGACCAGGGCAGAACGGGCTCCAGAGTAAGAGTCGCCTCGTTGTACACCCTGCCGTAGGGAGTCAGTGGCGTCAGCCGGCTGCCGACAATGACGCCTAGGGCCAAGAGCATCACCCTTGCGGCCGCGTCGGCCAATGAGCGCGCAAACGAACTGTTACCGTGCCGCTCCTGCCGCCAGACGCCGACCGCCATGAAGCTTCCAAGCGGGGCTCCGACCAGTAGATTCATGAAAAAGAAGGTCGGCTTCTCGGACGGGTCGATGTGCAGCCTGTTACTCATCGAAGCCGCGACGGTGACACACGAGACCCCTGCCAAGACACCTCCGAGGAGGACGTAGAGCCAGGGAAGACGCAATAACCCACCCGGCTCGGCCAGCAGACGCAGCCGGGCCCGAACGGGGGGATGACACTTCCACCAAGCGGTCAAAACCACCCGACCCAGGCGTCGGGGCGCGACGTGGCTCCGTTTCCGCTCGGCGAGTCGAAGCGCCAGTTCGAGCTCTTGCGGTCGCGTCCGGGCAGCACGCAGATCGGCGTAGTTCTCCCGGCAGCGCAGCATCTCCCTGATGATGAGCTCGATGAGGAGTGCGAACAGCGTCAGCGTCAGCGCACCGAACAGCAGGCCAGTGTGGCCTTGGCCGGCCGTGTCGAGCGCCAGCAGACAGGTGAAGAGAAGGGCGCTCACCAGATTGCCGCATCTGAGTCCCGCCAACAGGTGGAGCAGCATGACATCTCGATTGCGCAGGTGGGCGAGTTCGTGGCTGACGACCGCCGTAAAGATCTGGCACGCGGTGTCATCCCTTCTGTCGCCCAGAGCGAGCAGGCCCGGCCCCACGACGAGGTAGGGCCGCCAGACGGGCATCCAGGTGCTGCCGCCTACGAAGGCCTGGTCACCGATCCTCGGCACCAAGAACACTCTCGGGCGCCGTTTGAGTCCCACCTCCGACGCCAACGCGTCGATGCGCTGGGCGGCCAGAG
The sequence above is a segment of the Streptomyces asoensis genome. Coding sequences within it:
- a CDS encoding TetR/AcrR family transcriptional regulator — translated: MAGRKQFDVDEALRRAMHVFWRWGYSEASIDRLTEGTGLGRGSLYGTFGDKSALFRKSLQRYAQTYHPLYEQALSGPHPSPSAVVAAFLQVALNRIADPTVPDGCLLTVSATQFPALDAEGRAMVRAMIDGLRARLEQALLATGAGEQEAAELALCTLATNKSLAVLSRAGFSGEDLATVAAAAAKNAKALPNRPAEPSGPR
- a CDS encoding transposase; this encodes MDDDLWALIEPLLPPWPERSPGPKPVADRLCLEGILYVLHQDVAWQLLPLEPGFGSGQTCRRRLDRWQQAGVFDRLDRILLAELNAAGELDWTRACVDGTHGRAKEGETRPAMGTTPRTPRRLRLPGLQLHLLATPQEGPP
- a CDS encoding M48 family metallopeptidase is translated as MTATDRPAARVVRDRRTDVFAHPRNTLLLFLLLFIAVCVYMETAVGYAEQQFPGGSDERVIPNTHIPYAVAYGVWWLVLFGTEMSWRVVRNRGRRPLDLVRHPLAAQRIDALASEVGLKRRPRVFLVPRIGDQAFVGGSTWMPVWRPYLVVGPGLLALGDRRDDTACQIFTAVVSHELAHLRNRDVMLLHLLAGLRCGNLVSALLFTCLLALDTAGQGHTGLLFGALTLTLFALLIELIIREMLRCRENYADLRAARTRPQELELALRLAERKRSHVAPRRLGRVVLTAWWKCHPPVRARLRLLAEPGGLLRLPWLYVLLGGVLAGVSCVTVAASMSNRLHIDPSEKPTFFFMNLLVGAPLGSFMAVGVWRQERHGNSSFARSLADAAARVMLLALGVIVGSRLTPLTPYGRVYNEATLTLEPVLPWSLGALLCGCITLVGWPHLAARVLRLIRPQAGPAGWLFWWPLTLTAATAGFAVFYFLPLLEMTFPAVPAVTEGLFP